In Bradysia coprophila strain Holo2 unplaced genomic scaffold, BU_Bcop_v1 contig_350, whole genome shotgun sequence, a genomic segment contains:
- the LOC119080142 gene encoding growth arrest and DNA damage-inducible protein GADD45 alpha-like gives MVKFEESTSGSSSIGDTVSCALERAQLENRLVVGLSAVAKDLSVSNEDAIFLLLSPPEIGDSATHLHSKLLEAFCYENDIYIIKVDSSKKLSRILKTSNLECCALIQRSNSVDNQSDQLTSAEESLVDHCEEFWDCQHQPIIRLPE, from the coding sequence ATGGTGAAATTCGAAGAATCAACAAGCGGGTCAAGTTCCATTGGCGACACAGTCAGTTGTGCCCTGGAACGGGCACAGCTGGAAAATCGATTGGTGGTCGGCCTGTCGGCAGTTGCAAAAGATTTATCAGTATCGAATGAGGACGCAATATTCTTATTACTTTCGCCACCCGAAATTGGAGACAGTGCAACCCATCTACATTCGAAATTGTTGGAAGCATTTTGCTACGAAAACGATATTTACATCATCAAGGTGGACAGTTCAAAGAAACTGAGTCGAATATTGAAGACATCCAATTTGGAGTGCTGTGCATTGATTCAACGATCGAATTCCGTGGACAATCAATCCGATCAATTGACATCAGCTGAAGAGTCATTGGTCGATCATTGCGAAGAGTTCTGGGATTGCCAACATCAACCAATCATTCGGCTACCAGAGTAA
- the LOC119080140 gene encoding adenosine kinase: MVSNKPLPNFIAFGNSLVDQSVKVPNHDILKRYNLNPNELGECSLEILSNIIRDVRHENLDVQVHLGGSALNTCRLLRAIGDARILFCGAIGVDDNGQFVEQHLKELGIETFLQINPTESTGTCICLIHKDDRCCYANIGASKHFHADDKLTDKLKAIVNIQERAVVYIEGFFLTERSQVCRSIVQQFSERNSNVTLAVNLSAPYLVENNIADVNFLVEQADIVFGNKDEFEVLAKCNQINTVIEFVYSMSENLSANARNKIIVITDGNQPIEIYTLILNESFKWETLDVRVVKQQDVIDTTGAGDAFVAGFFHAHLRQDAIKDCVEFGMEIAVRKLKNVGAQL, encoded by the exons ATGGTTTCAAACAAACCATTGCCAAATTTCATCGCTTTCGGCAACAGTCTCGTCGATCAAAGTGTAAAAGTGCCCAATCACGACATACTGAAGCGATACAATTTGAATCCGAATGAACTAGGCGAATGTTCACTAGAAATTTTAAGCAATATTATCCGCGACGTCCGGCATGA GAATCTGGACGTACAAGTTCATCTTGGTGGTTCGGCTCTAAACACTTGCCGTTTATTGCGCGCTATCGGTGATGCgagaatattattttgtggAGCTATCGGTGTCGATGATAACGGACAATTTGTCGAACAACACCTGAAGGAGCTCGGAATTGAAACATT CCTACAAATTAATCCGACTGAATCAACTGGTACTTGCATATGTCTCATACACAAAGACGATCGATGCTGTTACGCAAATATTGGCGCTTCCAAACACTTCCATGCCGACGATAAACTCACCGACAAACTGAAAGCCATCGTCAATATACAGGAACGGGCCGTCGTGTATATCGAAGGATTCTTTTTAACTGAACGATCTCAAGTTTGCCGATCGATTGTTCAGCAATTTTCCGAACGCAATTCCAATGTCACTTTGGCGGTAAATCTCAGTGCACCGTACCTGGTCGAAAATAACATTGCCGATGTCAATTTTCTGGTTGAACAAGCCGATATTGTGTTCGGCAATAAAGACGAATTTGAGGTGCTGGCCAAATGCAACCAAATCAATACGGTGATCGAGTTCGTCTATTCGATGAGCGAGAATTTGAGTGCGAATGCtcgcaacaaaatcattgtaATAACAGATGGAAATCAACCGATCGAAATCTACACACTAATTCTGAATGAATCGTTCAAATGGGAAACGCTTGATGTCAGAGTGGTGAAGCAACAAGACGTGATTGATACTACAGGTGCTGGTGATGCATTCGTTGCCGGCTTTTTCCATGCACACTTGCGACAAGATGCGATCAAAGATTGCGTCGAATTTGGTATGGAAATAGCTGTAAGGAAACTAAAAAATGTCGGAGCCCAATTGTGA
- the LOC119080141 gene encoding growth arrest and DNA damage-inducible protein GADD45 alpha-like, translating into MVVLTAESKHQLTMSKTIGYTARSVLLRAIVEKRVIVGIPSAIEILLKTPKDSLFCFLAQSKNPDSAIHMNEILLEAFCYENDIYVVKVDSDEKLSRILGAKSLQTCALIQKSYLPDNTEELTPAEDTLVNHCEEYWDFPNKIMELPV; encoded by the coding sequence atggTGGTACTAACGGCAGAATCAAAGCATCAGCTTACAATGAGCAAGACCATTGGATACACAGCACGATCGGTGCTGTTGCGGGCTATCGTGGAGAAGCGTGTTATCGTTGGAATACCGTcggcaattgaaattttgctaAAAACCCCAAAGGATTCACTATTTTGTTTCCTGGCCCAATCTAAGAATCCAGACAGTGCAATACACATGAATGAAATCCTGTTGGAGGCATTCTGCTACGAAAACGATATTTACGTCGTCAAAGTGGATAGTGATGAAAAACTTAGCCGAATTTTGGGCGCAAAGAGTCTGCAAACGTGTGCCTTGATCCAGAAATCCTATCTGCCAGACAATACCGAAGAGTTAACACCGGCCGAGGATACATTAGTGAATCATTGTGAAGAGTATTGGGATTTTCCCAATAAGATTATGGAATTACCAGTGTGA
- the LOC119080138 gene encoding intraflagellar transport protein 88 homolog yields the protein MSTMNSFNYSEAADIYSGFQSNTPELYDYDRDHDEAYQSALKVSSYGKRIATPKYDNGRGETASRLIRTSDKPINRPSTAFRPVGYTSEAGRLFDPMMQRIAPARKTVVMEQKKPGDLTEEKYKGLESRILNLLEESILDSTGNSPDLTGSLNKAKEASSLDRILLRLRDQNGGSSAHNFDLTFSVLFNLANIYAKNNMFVEALNTYTSMTKNKLYPNVNRLKINMGNIYFQLGMFPKAIKMYRMALDQVPGNQKELRLKISHNIAIFFIKMGQYSDAANSLEFIMSERADLVSGLHLILCYYALGDTEKMKRAFQLLLEVQIDFEDEHKLANSINGPNQQYILDIVKKDELFVLENEKKKLAAKHILMSANLISGVIEENFNEGYTWCVEIIKNSSYPTLANELELNKAIMYLKQHEVTQAIDTLKYYEKKGHSDAVINLTFIYLQMRDMQNANRYAQLCREMDSYNPAAFINSGACEIVNGNVELAKTYFESALEIDAMSFEAIYDLGLVCKKMGDFETAFKYFRKLHATAAHSHHSHVIYQLANLHELTSDTSGALEWYVQLLGTIHMDPGIFQKIAEMSEAEGDRQQAYQYQNESFRAYPSNLQTIAWLGSHYIDLQVAEKAIVYYEKAVLANPNDAYFLLRIAGCFRRIGNAQKSLNLFQNILKQFPDNVDCYRALIHLTQTLNMDDLYQKYLSEFQRSEKLKETRQRIGSSRPTTSSSAQKKRHSGRRTSLKYPSSEPTNSSSNPSSHVERNQTTDLVLTSYADPLGSPAERPRTGRHASFKEESDEDLDADELLPL from the exons ATGAGTACAATGAACAGTTTCAACTACAGCGAAGCCGCTGACATTTATTCCGGATTTCAATCGAACACTCCGGAACTGTATGATTACGACAGGGATCACGATGAGGCCTATCAAAGTGCTTTGAAGGTGTCCAGTTATGGAAAACGCATTGCAACACCGAAATACGATAATGGTCGTGGTGAAACGGCATCCCGTTTGATACGGACCAGCGACAAGCCAATCAACCGACCGTCAACAGCTTTTCGTCCCGTGGGCTATACATCTGAGGCTGGTCGCCTGTTCGATCCAATGATGCAACGAATTGCGCCTGCCAGGAAAACAGTTGTGATGGAGCAAAAGAAACCAGGTGATTTAACGGAGGAAAAGTACAAAGGACTGGAGAGTCGAATTCTGAATTTATTGGAAGAGTCGATACTGGACAGTACTGGAAATAGTCCCGATTTGACGGGCAGCTTAAATAAGGCGAAGGAGGCATCGTCCCTGGATAGAATATTGCTGAGATTGCGAGATCAGAATGGTGGTAGTTCGGCACACAATTTCGATTTAACATTTTCGGTTCTGTTTAATTTGGCGAACATCTACGCCAAAAACAACATGTTTGTGGAGGCCTTGAACACTTACACGTCTATGACAAAGAACAAATTGTATCCGAACGTAAATCGGCTGAAGATTAACATGGGAAACATCTACTTTCAACTGGGAATGTTTCCCAAGGCAATTAAAATGTATCGCATGGCCTTGGATCAAGTTCCCGGCAATCAGAAAGAGCTGAGACTCAAGATCAGTCACAAcattgcaatattttttatcaagaTGGGTCAATATTCGGATGCGGCGAACAGCCTTGAATTCATCATGTCCGAGAGGGCTGATCTGGTCAGTGGACTGCACTTGATTCTTTGCTATTACGCGTTGGGCGACACTGAAAAAATGAAGCGAGCGTTTCAACTGCTGCTGGAAGTTCAAATCGACTTTGAGGACGAACATAAATTGGCTAACTCCATCAATGGTCCCAATCAGCAGTACATCTTAGACATTGTCAAAAAGGACGAACTATTCGTgttggaaaatgaaaagaagaagCTAGCTGCTAAGCATATTCTCATGTCGGCGAACCTCATATCTGGCGTTatcgaagaaaatttcaacgagGGGTACACTTGGTGCGTCGAAATTATAAAGAATTCGAGCTACCCAACTCTAGCAAATGAACTGGAATTGAATAAGGCGATTATGTACCTGAAACAGCATGAAGTCACCCAGGCCATCGACACCTTGAAGTATTACGAGAAAAAGGGACACAGCG ATGCCGTCATAAATCTGACCTTCATCTACCTCCAGATGAGGGACATGCAGAATGCCAACCGATATGCTCAACTCTGCCGCGAAATGGACTCCTACAATCCGGCTGCTTTCATAAACAGTGGAGCTTGTGAGATAGTCAACGGAAACGTAGAACTAGCAAAGACATATTTCGAGTCTGCATTGGAAATCGATGCAATGTCCTTCGAGGCAATTTACGATTTGGGATTGGTGTGCAAGAAAATGGGAGATTTTGAAACGGCATTCAAGTATTTCCGAAAATTACATGCCACCGCCGCCCATAGTCACCATTCTCACGTCATTTATCAATTGGCAAATTTGCATGAGCTGACCAGCGATACGAGTGGTGCCCTGGAATGGTATGTACAATTGCTCGGAACGATTCACATGGATCCGGGTATATTCCAGAAGATTGCGGAAATGTCCGAGGCAGAAGGTGACCGTCAGCAAGCCTACCAATATCAGAATGAATCGTTCCGTGCTTATCCGTCTAATTTACAAACAATTGCCTGGCTGGGCTCTCATTACATTGATTTACAAGTAGCCGAAAAGGCAATTGTTTACTACGAGAAAGCTGTGTTGGCCAATCCAAACGATGCGTACTTCCTATTACGCATTGCTGGAT GCTTTCGACGGATCGGAAACGCTcaaaaatcgttgaatttatttcaaaacattttgaaacaaTTCCCGGATAACGTAGACTGCTATCGCGCTTTAATCCATCTGACACAAACGCTCAACATGGACGATCTGTACCAAAAGTACTTGTCGGAATTCCAGAGAAGTGAGAAGTTAAAGGAAACCCGACAACGCATTGGCAGCAGTCGTCCAACGACATCGTCTAGTGCCCAGAAAAAGCGTCACAGTGGTCGACGAACATCGCTGAAATACCCTTCTTCGGAACCGACAAACAGTTCGTCGAATCCGTCGAGTCATGTGGAACGAAATCAGACAACAGATCTGGTGTTGACCTCTTATGCGGATCCGTTAGGCTCACCAGCCGAACGTCCGAGAACTGGACGGCACGCATCATTCAAAGAAGAATCAGACGAAGATCTCGATGCCGACGAATTGTTGCCACTATAA